In Xanthocytophaga agilis, the following are encoded in one genomic region:
- a CDS encoding 1-aminocyclopropane-1-carboxylate deaminase/D-cysteine desulfhydrase, producing MSEDLFYKPPTPIQPIHSSVAEKAGVQWVIKRDDRIDPQISGNKWRKLKYNLQCAKEQGYKTLLTFGGAYSNHLYAVAAAGSLFGFETIGIIRGQEFAQLSPTLQFAQSCHMQLELWPREEYRLKEKSELFKQIQEHYDSFYMIPEGGSNALAVKGCTEIIEEIDIPFNYVSCACGTGGTIAGLIAGLHDKNICLGIPVLKGGDFLKSDIQELLSQYYLQEGKTIPPFRNWQLETNYHFGGYAKTTPELISFIHRFEQENNFLIDQVYTAKMLAGIEDLILQGRFKRGDTIISIHTGGLQGRLPQLSNM from the coding sequence ATGTCAGAAGATCTGTTTTATAAACCACCTACGCCCATTCAACCTATTCATAGCTCTGTGGCCGAAAAAGCTGGGGTACAATGGGTGATCAAACGTGATGACCGGATTGATCCACAAATATCAGGGAATAAATGGAGAAAATTAAAATACAATTTACAATGTGCGAAAGAACAGGGGTATAAAACTCTACTGACATTTGGAGGAGCGTACTCCAACCATCTCTATGCAGTAGCTGCTGCGGGTTCCTTATTTGGATTTGAAACAATAGGTATTATACGGGGTCAGGAATTCGCTCAGTTGTCTCCAACGCTTCAATTTGCTCAAAGTTGTCATATGCAACTGGAGCTTTGGCCTAGGGAGGAATATCGTTTAAAGGAAAAATCTGAGTTATTTAAACAGATTCAGGAACACTATGACTCATTTTACATGATTCCCGAAGGCGGAAGTAATGCATTGGCAGTCAAAGGCTGCACTGAAATCATTGAGGAAATAGATATTCCTTTTAATTATGTTAGTTGTGCCTGTGGGACTGGGGGCACTATAGCTGGTTTAATTGCAGGTTTGCATGACAAAAACATTTGCCTGGGTATACCTGTGTTAAAAGGAGGAGACTTTCTGAAGAGTGATATTCAGGAATTACTCTCACAGTATTATTTACAGGAGGGGAAAACTATTCCACCCTTTAGAAACTGGCAGCTTGAAACAAACTACCATTTTGGTGGATATGCCAAAACTACTCCTGAATTAATTTCTTTCATTCATCGTTTCGAACAGGAAAATAACTTTCTGATTGACCAGGTTTATACGGCCAAGATGCTAGCAGGAATAGAAGATCTTATTCTCCAGGGTAGGTTTAAACGAGGAGATACCATTATCTCTATTCACACAGGAGGCTTACAGGGAAGACTTCCTCAATTATCGAACATGTAA
- a CDS encoding response regulator, with the protein MQEKLLIIQTESAVIKTFEAVLGSEYKLIVKNDGLEAIDWLEKGNHADLIIADAGMPYLNSVDFIKELRSNIAHRSIPILILSDLDKVTERNLYIHAGATDFAIKPLSKSQLKQRIRQLLGKSTLDSQDVLLAS; encoded by the coding sequence ATGCAGGAAAAATTGCTAATAATTCAGACAGAAAGCGCAGTTATAAAAACATTCGAGGCGGTTTTAGGAAGTGAATACAAGCTTATTGTAAAAAATGATGGCCTTGAAGCTATAGACTGGCTGGAAAAAGGAAACCACGCTGATCTGATTATTGCAGATGCAGGTATGCCTTACCTGAATAGTGTCGATTTTATTAAAGAATTACGTTCCAATATTGCCCATAGAAGTATCCCTATTTTGATATTGTCTGATCTCGATAAAGTCACAGAACGAAATCTATATATACATGCTGGTGCAACAGACTTTGCAATTAAGCCCTTATCCAAATCTCAGTTAAAACAACGTATACGCCAATTGCTTGGGAAATCTACCCTTGATTCTCAGGATGTCCTTCTGGCCAGTTAA
- a CDS encoding alpha/beta hydrolase has protein sequence MQLKHFISLSFLCILTTTLFAQTPAITVSATVPEPILLWPEGAPGALGDTDEDKPAIYPFPAPKETATGAAVLICPGGGYINRAMEHEGYDFARWFNQMGITAFVLRYRVNNAEHKKYGYPHAFHDATRAMRTIRSRAKEWSIDPDKIGLMGFSAGGHLASMLGTHFDNGNSKAKNVLDKTSSRPSFLMLIYPVISFATPYTHRGSRDMQIGPDLDSTLAEYMSTENHVTSFTPPTFLMYTDDDPVLADNAVLFYMGLRKAKVPAELHIYEKGGHGYGMANGVGKAPNNPILATWTDRLKDWLKNRGVVKK, from the coding sequence ATGCAACTAAAACATTTTATCAGTTTATCTTTTTTATGTATTTTGACCACTACGCTTTTTGCTCAAACTCCTGCTATAACCGTGTCAGCTACAGTTCCTGAACCCATACTACTCTGGCCTGAAGGCGCTCCGGGAGCCTTGGGAGATACTGATGAAGACAAGCCAGCCATTTATCCCTTTCCCGCTCCCAAAGAAACAGCTACCGGGGCAGCAGTGCTAATCTGCCCCGGAGGCGGTTATATTAATCGTGCCATGGAGCATGAAGGCTATGACTTTGCCCGCTGGTTTAATCAAATGGGCATCACAGCTTTTGTACTCCGGTATCGGGTTAACAATGCAGAGCACAAAAAGTACGGATACCCACATGCTTTCCATGATGCGACCAGAGCCATGCGAACCATACGTAGCCGGGCTAAAGAGTGGAGTATCGATCCTGATAAGATTGGGTTAATGGGTTTTTCAGCAGGTGGGCACCTGGCTTCTATGCTGGGTACACACTTTGATAATGGCAATTCCAAAGCCAAAAACGTATTGGACAAAACTTCTTCACGTCCCAGCTTTCTAATGCTGATTTATCCGGTTATCTCCTTCGCAACCCCTTATACCCACCGTGGATCAAGAGATATGCAGATTGGTCCGGACTTGGATTCAACACTGGCCGAATATATGTCTACTGAAAACCATGTGACCAGCTTTACCCCTCCTACCTTTCTGATGTATACAGACGATGATCCGGTACTTGCAGACAATGCAGTCTTATTCTACATGGGTTTACGTAAAGCAAAAGTCCCTGCCGAACTACATATATATGAAAAGGGTGGACATGGTTATGGTATGGCAAATGGCGTAGGCAAAGCACCTAACAACCCTATTCTGGCAACCTGGACAGACCGACTTAAAGACTGGCTCAAAAACAGAGGAGTTGTGAAAAAATAG
- a CDS encoding acyl-CoA desaturase has translation MPKVTFSRKNTSFYRALQSSVDQYFSENNLKKNGNWRLYLKTAVLIPSAIILYLLLLTVPMSILPGIALSALLGFVLASIGFNVMHDACHGSYSSKKWVNDLLGLTLNALGGNAFIWKFKHNIVHHTYTNVDGVDDDIAKSPLMRQCQTQTWVPAHRFQHFYVFLVYAISSFAWIFLMDFNKYFKQKVFTTPLQKMDRNEHIIFWVSKVLYAIFYIAVPVYLVGWQAWAIGFAFMHITMGLTLAVVFQLAHVVEHTEFEFAGIEPLQIENEWAVHQIRTTANFARGNKIISWFVGGLNYQVEHHLFPRISHIHYPAISHIVKATCEEYNLPYHEFSTMSGALVSHVRMMKELGKQPAPVLV, from the coding sequence ATGCCCAAAGTCACATTCAGTCGTAAAAACACTAGTTTCTATCGTGCCCTCCAATCATCTGTTGATCAGTATTTTTCTGAAAACAATCTTAAAAAAAATGGAAACTGGAGGCTTTACCTAAAAACGGCAGTGTTAATTCCTTCTGCAATAATTTTGTACTTACTATTGCTGACTGTTCCAATGTCTATTTTGCCAGGCATAGCCTTGAGCGCTTTGCTGGGGTTTGTTCTGGCAAGTATTGGATTCAATGTTATGCATGATGCCTGCCATGGAAGTTATTCAAGCAAAAAATGGGTGAATGATCTTTTAGGGCTAACACTAAATGCTTTAGGAGGTAACGCTTTTATCTGGAAGTTCAAGCACAACATTGTACACCATACCTATACCAATGTAGATGGTGTAGATGATGATATTGCCAAAAGCCCCTTAATGCGTCAATGTCAGACGCAGACCTGGGTTCCGGCACATCGTTTCCAACACTTTTATGTGTTTTTGGTCTATGCAATCAGTTCGTTTGCCTGGATATTTCTGATGGATTTTAATAAATACTTCAAACAGAAAGTATTTACTACTCCACTCCAAAAAATGGATAGAAATGAACATATCATTTTCTGGGTAAGTAAAGTCCTTTATGCTATATTCTATATAGCTGTTCCTGTATATTTAGTGGGTTGGCAAGCCTGGGCCATCGGATTTGCTTTCATGCATATCACTATGGGACTTACATTGGCGGTAGTATTTCAATTAGCTCACGTTGTTGAACATACAGAGTTTGAATTTGCAGGTATTGAGCCTCTTCAAATAGAGAATGAGTGGGCTGTACATCAGATTCGTACAACTGCAAACTTTGCAAGAGGTAATAAGATTATATCCTGGTTTGTGGGTGGATTAAATTATCAGGTAGAACACCATTTATTTCCTCGTATTAGTCACATACATTATCCGGCAATTAGTCATATTGTGAAAGCAACTTGTGAGGAGTATAACTTACCTTATCATGAGTTTTCTACTATGAGTGGCGCACTGGTTTCACATGTTCGCATGATGAAAGAACTTGGAAAACAACCAGCACCTGTATTAGTTTAA
- a CDS encoding DUF5009 domain-containing protein produces MQTLISTSETLINKPSSPRFLSLDVFRGMTVAGMILVNNPGSWEYVYAPLRHASWNGCTPTDLVFPFFLFAVGNALSFAIGKYVSEGTGKVLQKIFTRTLLIFGIGLLLNWFPFFKLQDGEWVFKTFDKLRIFGVLQRIALAYMGGALVVAFFKPKQSFAIACGLLIGYWIILLSFGDLTLEGNAVLKLDKWLLGEDHLYHGYYSEVLKQNIAFDPEGLLSFIPAIASVIFGFLVGRFIKEKGNTYEMLSNLFVFGSLAIFIALCWNMLFPINKPIWSSSYVFHTTGLAMILLGVVIYLVDLKGYKGWTNFFVIFGKNPLFIYVLSGIVPKLMSLVPVGDTNLSGWLYSGVLQPIAGDYNGSLLFAILNVLFFWFIGLILDRKKIYIRV; encoded by the coding sequence ATGCAAACCCTTATTTCTACTTCTGAAACCTTAATAAACAAACCGTCTTCTCCGCGATTTCTCTCTCTCGATGTATTTCGTGGTATGACTGTTGCCGGAATGATTCTCGTCAATAATCCCGGAAGCTGGGAATATGTATATGCCCCATTGAGACATGCATCCTGGAATGGCTGTACGCCAACTGATTTGGTTTTTCCGTTCTTTTTGTTTGCTGTAGGCAATGCCCTGAGTTTTGCTATTGGAAAATATGTGTCAGAAGGTACAGGTAAAGTGCTGCAAAAAATCTTTACACGTACTCTGCTGATTTTCGGGATAGGACTGCTACTGAACTGGTTTCCGTTTTTCAAATTACAGGATGGAGAATGGGTTTTCAAAACGTTTGACAAACTCCGGATTTTCGGGGTATTACAGCGAATTGCACTTGCCTACATGGGCGGAGCATTGGTTGTTGCATTTTTTAAACCCAAACAATCCTTTGCTATAGCTTGCGGACTCCTGATTGGTTACTGGATTATTTTACTCAGCTTTGGCGACCTAACACTGGAAGGTAATGCAGTGTTGAAACTGGATAAATGGCTGCTAGGCGAAGATCATTTGTACCATGGGTATTACAGCGAAGTCCTGAAACAAAACATTGCGTTTGATCCGGAAGGACTGCTTAGCTTTATACCTGCAATAGCATCTGTGATATTTGGTTTTTTGGTAGGTCGGTTTATCAAAGAAAAAGGTAACACATACGAAATGCTTTCCAACCTGTTTGTATTTGGCAGCTTAGCTATATTTATAGCCCTGTGCTGGAATATGTTATTTCCTATTAACAAACCTATCTGGAGCAGTTCCTATGTATTTCATACTACAGGCTTGGCAATGATACTACTGGGGGTTGTTATTTATCTGGTTGATCTGAAAGGATACAAAGGGTGGACTAACTTCTTTGTGATCTTTGGCAAGAATCCACTTTTCATTTATGTCTTGTCAGGAATTGTTCCCAAACTTATGTCATTGGTTCCCGTTGGAGATACTAATCTGTCCGGATGGCTTTACAGTGGCGTACTCCAACCGATAGCTGGTGATTATAACGGATCTTTACTATTTGCTATTCTAAATGTACTCTTCTTCTGGTTTATAGGACTGATACTGGACAGAAAGAAAATTTATATTCGTGTGTAA
- a CDS encoding RluA family pseudouridine synthase: protein MNNDFIENNEINEDGDLYEHYRIVVDKGQSLLRIDKFLMDRIPNATRNKVQQGIEAESVKVNDKVVKSSYKIKPLDVITVSLPEPPRDTEVIPENIPLDIVYEDDEVLVINKPAGMVVHPAYQNWTGTLVNALAYHFQNLPTTQNGEGRPGLVHRIDKDTSGLMVVAKTELAMAHLARQFYDHSIERTYYAMVWGEMNPPQGIVNVNLGRSPKDRRVVAAFPEGDIGRHAITHYKTLKALRYISLVQCNLETGRTHQIRAHMQYLGHPLFNDETYGGDRILKGTTFTKYRQFVENCFKLLPRQALHAKSLGFQHPKTRQWMQFDSELPEDFSSVLEKWEKYVNTQD from the coding sequence ATGAACAATGATTTTATTGAAAATAATGAGATCAACGAAGATGGAGATCTGTATGAACATTATCGTATTGTAGTAGATAAAGGACAGTCCTTATTACGGATAGATAAGTTTTTAATGGATCGTATTCCTAATGCTACACGTAATAAAGTACAACAGGGAATCGAAGCAGAGTCTGTTAAAGTCAATGATAAAGTTGTAAAATCCAGCTATAAGATTAAACCATTGGATGTAATTACTGTATCTCTGCCTGAACCTCCACGGGATACAGAAGTTATTCCAGAAAATATTCCATTGGATATAGTATATGAAGATGACGAAGTACTGGTGATTAATAAACCTGCTGGCATGGTAGTACACCCGGCATACCAGAACTGGACAGGCACATTAGTAAATGCGTTGGCCTATCATTTTCAAAATCTGCCCACTACACAAAATGGTGAAGGCAGACCAGGTCTGGTACATCGTATAGATAAAGATACTTCCGGTTTGATGGTGGTTGCCAAGACAGAGTTAGCAATGGCACATCTTGCGCGACAGTTTTATGACCATAGTATTGAGCGGACCTATTACGCAATGGTGTGGGGAGAAATGAATCCTCCACAAGGAATTGTAAATGTCAATTTGGGCCGCAGCCCTAAAGATCGACGTGTTGTAGCGGCATTTCCAGAAGGTGATATTGGTCGACATGCTATTACTCATTATAAAACCCTTAAGGCATTACGTTATATCTCACTAGTACAATGTAATCTGGAAACTGGACGTACCCATCAGATACGCGCCCATATGCAATATCTGGGACATCCTTTATTTAATGATGAAACTTATGGAGGAGACAGAATACTAAAGGGAACTACATTTACCAAATACAGGCAATTTGTTGAAAACTGTTTTAAACTTCTTCCACGTCAGGCACTTCATGCAAAATCATTAGGTTTTCAACATCCCAAAACCCGTCAGTGGATGCAGTTTGACAGCGAGCTTCCTGAAGACTTTTCGTCAGTTCTTGAAAAATGGGAGAAGTATGTAAATACCCAAGACTAA
- a CDS encoding LytTR family DNA-binding domain-containing protein has translation MLNQPYPFREVTKRDSIGIVLAGLFVAGFLVFFQPFGIYQWNTECKVLKIAGYGLVTILVLLIDFYGIRLQWISFFNEKSWKVWKEIGWVVFILLSVTIGNYLYNMWILDTATFRFHNFLVTAITTFSIGIFPTTGFVLANYIVRLRHYSKPVEIHSPVYPEFSVVELIAENEKDRLIVKSSQLLYIESADNYCTVCIQTEGRITKELIRSSLTRLESQVSVSDIIRCHRSYIVNLEQVTRISGNAQGYKLHLLGLEETIPVARKYAKQVLEVLQKA, from the coding sequence ATGTTAAATCAACCATATCCTTTTCGGGAAGTAACAAAAAGAGATAGTATAGGAATTGTGTTGGCGGGATTGTTTGTGGCAGGATTTTTAGTGTTCTTTCAGCCTTTTGGAATTTACCAATGGAATACTGAGTGCAAGGTTCTCAAAATTGCCGGATATGGTCTGGTAACAATACTCGTATTATTGATTGATTTTTATGGAATTCGTTTGCAATGGATTTCATTTTTTAATGAAAAAAGCTGGAAAGTTTGGAAAGAAATAGGTTGGGTAGTTTTTATTCTACTTAGTGTTACCATAGGAAATTACCTTTATAATATGTGGATACTGGATACCGCAACATTCCGGTTTCATAACTTCCTGGTTACCGCTATTACTACTTTCTCCATTGGTATTTTTCCAACAACAGGCTTTGTTCTGGCAAATTACATTGTCCGGCTGAGACATTATTCCAAACCTGTTGAGATACATTCCCCTGTTTATCCAGAATTCTCCGTAGTGGAATTAATTGCAGAGAATGAAAAAGATCGGTTAATAGTAAAGTCCTCTCAGCTATTATATATAGAAAGTGCGGATAATTATTGTACGGTGTGTATACAAACAGAGGGACGAATCACCAAAGAGCTAATCCGAAGTAGTCTTACCCGACTGGAGTCACAGGTGTCTGTATCGGATATCATCCGATGTCACCGTTCATATATTGTAAATCTGGAACAGGTAACACGTATTTCAGGTAATGCACAAGGATACAAACTTCATCTTTTAGGGCTGGAAGAGACTATACCTGTAGCACGAAAATATGCTAAACAAGTGCTTGAGGTACTTCAGAAAGCTTGA
- a CDS encoding acyl-CoA desaturase, giving the protein MIILAFFFAHWYISLFCQTFFLHRYAAHKMFTMNMFWEKFFYLLTYVSQGSSFLSPRGYAILHRMHHAYSDTDKDPHSPHHTENVFTMMWKTKDIYNDYVNFRKDPEPQFDRNYPYWKALENIGDSWPSRIAWGTFYVLVYIAAFIWLDMHWAFFFLLPIHFLMGPVHGAIVNWSGHKYGYSNFDNHDKSKNSLIMDVLMMGELFQNNHHKLPNRLNFAAKWFEFDPTYPIIKVLSWLNIIQLKPVKVKA; this is encoded by the coding sequence GTGATTATACTTGCTTTTTTCTTTGCTCACTGGTACATCTCACTATTTTGCCAGACGTTTTTTTTGCATCGGTATGCTGCGCATAAAATGTTTACCATGAATATGTTCTGGGAGAAGTTTTTCTATCTTCTTACCTATGTTTCTCAAGGATCTTCTTTCTTAAGTCCAAGAGGATATGCTATTCTGCACCGTATGCATCACGCTTATAGCGATACAGACAAAGATCCTCACTCGCCACATCATACTGAAAATGTCTTTACAATGATGTGGAAAACAAAGGATATTTATAATGATTACGTAAATTTTCGAAAAGATCCTGAACCACAATTTGATCGTAATTATCCTTATTGGAAGGCCTTGGAGAATATTGGAGACTCATGGCCTTCTCGCATTGCATGGGGTACATTTTATGTATTGGTCTACATTGCTGCCTTTATATGGTTGGATATGCATTGGGCATTTTTCTTCCTGCTACCTATCCATTTTCTGATGGGGCCCGTACATGGAGCTATTGTAAACTGGAGTGGTCACAAGTATGGTTATTCGAATTTTGATAATCACGATAAATCTAAAAATTCTCTGATAATGGATGTATTGATGATGGGAGAGTTATTTCAGAACAACCATCACAAGCTGCCTAATCGTCTGAATTTTGCTGCCAAGTGGTTTGAATTTGATCCAACTTATCCTATTATAAAAGTATTGAGCTGGTTAAATATTATTCAGCTCAAGCCTGTAAAAGTAAAAGCTTAA
- the hemE gene encoding uroporphyrinogen decarboxylase translates to MTLKNDLLLRAARGEKTERTPVWLMRQAGRILAEYRAVREKAGSFIGLATTPELAAEVTIQPVDILGVDAAIIFSDILVIPEAMGLPYEMVEKRGPWFPNPVQTQADVERLKVSDAETDLGYVLEAIRITKRNLNNRVPLIGFAGAPWTIFAYMIEGSGSKTFSKAKRMLYTDPQLSHALLQKITDSTIAYLKGQIIAGADLIQIFDSWAGILSPEQYRTFSLPYLKQICVAIQGVPKTVFAKDAWFAREEIAQLECDTIGLDWTMDPIESRQLVGPNKTLQGNLDPCVLYADYQTIEKEVKNMLKAFGPQRHIANLGHGVYPDTDPDKVRCFIETVKEYSH, encoded by the coding sequence ATGACATTGAAAAATGATTTATTGCTACGGGCTGCCCGTGGTGAAAAAACAGAACGTACTCCTGTGTGGCTGATGCGCCAGGCAGGTCGTATCCTTGCTGAATACCGGGCTGTACGTGAAAAAGCAGGTAGTTTTATTGGCTTAGCTACTACTCCTGAGCTGGCAGCAGAGGTAACTATACAACCAGTTGATATTCTGGGAGTAGATGCAGCCATTATTTTTTCTGATATACTGGTGATTCCCGAAGCTATGGGATTACCTTATGAGATGGTAGAGAAAAGAGGCCCCTGGTTTCCAAATCCTGTACAGACTCAGGCTGATGTGGAAAGACTGAAAGTATCTGATGCAGAAACGGATCTGGGATATGTGCTGGAGGCTATCCGGATTACCAAACGTAATTTGAATAACCGGGTACCACTGATTGGATTTGCAGGTGCTCCATGGACGATATTTGCTTATATGATTGAAGGAAGTGGTTCCAAGACGTTTTCAAAAGCGAAACGGATGTTATATACTGATCCTCAATTATCACATGCACTGCTTCAAAAAATTACGGACAGTACTATTGCGTATCTGAAAGGCCAGATTATAGCAGGTGCTGATCTGATTCAGATCTTTGATTCATGGGCAGGCATTCTCAGTCCGGAACAATACCGTACCTTCTCACTACCATATCTGAAACAGATCTGTGTTGCTATTCAGGGAGTTCCAAAAACGGTTTTTGCCAAAGATGCATGGTTTGCCCGTGAAGAAATAGCCCAGCTGGAATGTGATACCATAGGATTAGACTGGACAATGGACCCGATAGAGTCCAGACAACTGGTAGGGCCCAACAAAACACTTCAGGGCAACCTTGATCCATGTGTATTGTATGCAGACTATCAGACAATAGAGAAAGAAGTGAAGAATATGCTGAAAGCTTTTGGCCCTCAACGTCATATTGCCAATCTGGGACATGGTGTTTATCCGGATACAGATCCGGATAAAGTCCGTTGTTTTATTGAAACAGTGAAAGAATATAGTCACTAA
- a CDS encoding DUF2306 domain-containing protein: MEALQKLTLYIHILAGFTALTVGLIPMFAKKGGKLHINAGRIYVWAMYLVSSSALVTYIIKPYRPFLLFLAFIGIFSFYLTYTGVQATKQKKEILPTLNDWIISGIGLLAGICMIGLAVWNFTAGNTSFAILYAVFGVFYARIASHDLQVYRKKAIPEKTAWFFLHMGRIMGAYLATLTAFCVVNAAKVEFIPPLVAWIAPGVIGGIGIGVWTRYYRKKMKVA; the protein is encoded by the coding sequence ATGGAAGCTTTACAAAAACTAACACTTTATATTCACATTCTGGCAGGTTTTACCGCCCTTACTGTCGGATTGATTCCAATGTTTGCTAAAAAAGGAGGTAAGTTACATATCAATGCAGGACGTATTTATGTATGGGCTATGTATCTGGTTTCTTCTTCGGCATTAGTCACATACATAATCAAACCGTATCGTCCGTTTCTCCTATTCCTGGCGTTTATTGGAATATTTAGCTTTTATCTGACCTATACGGGAGTACAGGCAACTAAACAGAAAAAAGAAATTCTTCCAACGCTGAACGATTGGATTATTTCGGGAATAGGCCTTCTGGCAGGTATATGTATGATTGGGCTTGCAGTCTGGAATTTTACAGCAGGCAATACATCCTTTGCTATACTCTATGCAGTCTTTGGCGTTTTTTATGCTCGTATTGCCTCACATGATCTACAGGTCTACCGCAAGAAGGCCATTCCGGAGAAAACGGCTTGGTTTTTCCTACACATGGGTCGCATTATGGGGGCTTACTTGGCAACCTTAACAGCCTTTTGTGTGGTAAATGCTGCCAAAGTAGAATTTATCCCTCCACTAGTAGCCTGGATAGCTCCTGGAGTAATAGGGGGAATAGGAATTGGTGTCTGGACCCGATACTATCGTAAGAAGATGAAGGTGGCATAA
- the pssA gene encoding CDP-diacylglycerol--serine O-phosphatidyltransferase codes for MKRHIPNIFTCGNLFCGCVGIVSVFNNDLIFAAYMIGLASILDFGDGFAARILKSHSAIGKELDSLADCVTFGVLPGVILYKLLQKSLMGDDYSLELFVVLPYIAFLITIFSALRLAKFNVDTRQTDSFIGVPTPANALFVGALPLILWQHPHWNTYILNPLVLCGYVLIMSFLMTSEIPLFALKFKDFSIANNKVRYLFLFLSLGLLIFLQFAALPLIIVLYILLSLIKF; via the coding sequence ATGAAAAGACATATTCCTAATATTTTTACATGTGGAAACTTGTTTTGTGGATGTGTTGGTATAGTTTCAGTTTTTAATAATGATCTCATTTTTGCTGCATACATGATTGGTCTGGCCTCAATACTTGATTTTGGGGATGGGTTTGCTGCTCGAATACTTAAATCACATTCTGCTATTGGTAAAGAACTAGACTCTTTGGCTGACTGTGTTACATTTGGGGTTTTGCCTGGTGTAATCTTATATAAGCTTTTGCAAAAAAGCCTTATGGGAGATGATTATAGCTTGGAATTGTTTGTTGTACTACCCTACATAGCGTTTTTGATTACCATATTCTCAGCGCTGAGACTTGCCAAGTTTAATGTAGATACCCGACAAACAGATTCATTTATAGGAGTACCTACTCCAGCCAATGCTTTGTTTGTTGGAGCATTGCCACTCATTTTATGGCAACATCCTCACTGGAACACCTATATCCTTAATCCGCTTGTATTATGTGGGTATGTATTGATAATGAGTTTTCTAATGACTTCAGAAATTCCTTTGTTCGCTTTAAAATTCAAAGATTTTTCTATAGCTAATAATAAAGTCCGTTACCTGTTCCTGTTTCTTTCTCTTGGTTTACTCATCTTCCTGCAATTCGCTGCACTTCCATTAATCATTGTTTTGTACATCCTACTTTCTTTAATTAAATTCTAA